The genomic window GCGAAATCGCCCGTCGAATCATGCAAGTCGCGGTCTTGCCGGATGACTTCAGCCGCGGCCCGTTGCATGCGGCGAAGGATTTCTTGGACGGCGTTGTGTTGTCGTCACCGACGTCGATCGCTTTGCAAACGCACTGGAATGGGCTGGCAGAAAGCTCGCAGTGGTCTTGGGCGGAATCCGAAACGATCGCGGTTTATCGCATTGTTTGCGAAGCGGTTCGCAACGTCGTGCGCCATGCCAACGCCTCCCAGGTGACCATCGATTTCATGGCGCAAGACGGCGGATGGGAGATTCAAATCCGCGACGACGGTTCTGGCTTCGATACGGACGGCGTTCCCGACCAATCGCATGGGATGCGTCTGATGCGGCAGCGTGCCGAAGACGCTGGACTGTGTTTGAAAGTTCAATCGAATCCAACAGTTCAATCGAATCAGTCGTCCGGTGCCGGAACCCAAGTGAGCCTTTCGCGATCCGGTAGCTCGATTTGATGCGGCCGATGGATCTGATTCAACAGCCAATTTGATTCACCGTAGTTGCCCTCGGTGAACCAAACGCCGGCCGTTACTTGTTGGTTTGACGTCGCTCGATGACGGCTTGGCCAAGGTCGCCCAGCAATTGTTCGGTTGTGTCCCAACCGACGCACGCATCGGTAACGCTCAGACCTTTGACCAACGGTTCGGCGCTCAGTTTTTGATTGCCTTCCAGCAGGTTGCTTTCGATCATCACGCCCATGATGCGATCATCGCCTTCGGAAACCTGAGCGCAGATGTCGCGACAAACATAGGATTGTCGTTTGAAGATTTTGCGACTGTTGGCGTGGCTGCAATCAACCATGATCCGCGGTGGCAAGTCAGCTTTTTCGAGCAGCTCTGACGCCATGTCGATGCTGGCGGCGTCGTAGTTCGTGTACTTGCCACCACGCAGGATGATGTGGCAGTCAGGATTCCCCGTGGTCGCGAAAATGGCGGAGGTGCCTTCTTTGGTGACGGACAAGAAATGGTGTGGACGACGGGCCGAGCAAATCGCATCGACCGCGATTTGGACGTTGCCGCTAGTGCCGTTCTTGAATCCGACGGGGCAAGACAGCCCGGACGCCAATTCCCGGTGCCCCTGGCTCTCGGTCGTGCGAGCACCGATGGCACCCCAGCCGACCAAGTCAGCGACGTATTGCGGGCTGATCAGATCCAGGAATTCCGTGCCGGTCGGCAAGCCCATCGCGTTGATGTCACTGAGAAGCTTGCGAGCGGTTCGCAGGCCGTAGTTGATTTCGAAGCTATCGTCGAGTTTGGGGTCGTTGATCAGACCCTTCCATCCGACGGTGGTGCGAGGTTTTTCGAAGTAGACCCGCATCACGATCAGCAGGTCCTCGGCATGTTTCTTTTGCTGGACCGCCAATTTTTCCGCGTATTCGCGAGCGGAGTCTGGATCGTGGATCGAGCACGGTCCGACGATCACCAGCAAGCGATCGTCCTTTTTCTGCAACACATTTTGGATCGCGGCTCGTCCATCGGCGACGGTTTGCGAAACTTCGTCGCTGGCGGGAATTTCGGTCAGCAACTCTTGGGGTGACATCAGGTTTTTGATGGCGCCGATACGAAGGTCATCGGTGCGGATCATGAGCTTGCAGTGGGTCGGGGGACGAGGATGGAGGCCGTATCGTAATTGAATTCCAAAAGATTGGAACGAGCCTTTGTATCGGCCGCTCGGGCACGAATCATTGAACCGATGCGGCCTTGGCTGGTTCGCGAAAGGTTGGAATTTGTTGAGCTGCGAAGCACCGACCCACCTGATGTCGCGGGTGGTCTATACTTGGTCTTGGTGGAGCCGCGAAATGCCCGCTCCGCTTCCCACCTCCCGCCTGCCCACCCCCGCCTCGCCATGTTTCAGTTGCCACGTTGGATGACGTTGGCCGCGCCGTTGTGGTGTGTCGCCACCACCGCATTGGCTGTGGACTACGCCGAGCAGATTCAGCCTCTGCTGAGTGAGAAGTGTGCCCCGTGCCATGGAGCGTTGAAACAAGAAGCCGACCTGCGATTGGATGCCGGTGTCTTGATTCATGAGTCCGGCATGGTTGACGTGCAGGACCCATCGGGCAGCGTCCTTCTCGCTCGTGTGATCGCCGACGACCCTCACGAGCGAATGCCGCCGGAAGGGGAAGGCGAGAAGCTGACTTCGCAGCAAGTCGATTTGCTGTCGCGATGGATCGCTGAAGGAGCGGTCTATCCAGACGATGAAGCCATCCCGGATGACCCGGCGAATCATTGGGCTTACCAACCGCCGGCCAAGACGGTGGCCTCTTTTGCGAAGGTGGCTTCTGATCCGAGTCATGCACCGAACGAATTCTGTGAATCAAAGCTGGACGAGCTGCTGGCCCAGCAGTGGGCGATTCGCGGAATTGAGCCCGCTGCCCTGGCTGATGCTCGGACGCTTGTTCGGCGTCTGTATCTCGATGTGTTGGGTTTGCCACCGACGAAAGAGGAAGTCGATCGCTATCTCGCGGACGATGCTCCGGATGCTTGGCCTCAGTTGGTGGATCGTTTGTTGGAGCATCCCGCGTACTCTGAACGTTGGGCTCGGCACTGGATGGACGTTTGGCGGTACAGCGATTGGGACGGCTACAAAGACGCGCTGCGCGGAAGTGCGCGGCATATCTGGCGATGGCGAGATTGGATCATCCAGTCGTTGGCGGAGGACAAAGGCTACGACCAAATGATTCGCGAAATGATCGCGGGCGATGAGATTGCTCCGTTGGATCAAGACGTGTTGGCCGCCACCGGGTTCTTGGCGAGGAACTTTCACAAGAGCAACCGCGATATCTGGTTGGACGCGAGCGTGGAGCACACGGCCAAAGCGTTCCTGGGTTTGACGCTGAACTGCGCCCGTTGCCACGACCACAAATACGATCCGATCGCCCAGACGGATTACTACCAGTTCCGAGCGATCTACGAACCGCATCGCATTCGAACGGATTTGGTTTCCGGAGAACCGAGCATCAAGAAAGACGGTTTGCCGCGTGCTTACGACGCTGACTTGGATGCGGAAACGTATCTGTATGTGGCCGGCAATGAAAAGACGCCTGACAAGGACAACCCACTGCAAGCCGCTTTGCCGTCTTTGTTTCAACGACCTTTGAAACCCGTGCCGGTTTCTGTTCCTCGCGAAGCGGCTTTTCCGAAGTTACGAAAGGAAGTGCAAGACCGCCAGGTTCGGGCGGCACAGAAGAAGATCGATGCGGCGACGAAAGCCTACGAGACGGCTGTTTCGTCGAAGGACGTGGATGAGTCACAGAAACAGATCGCGTTTGAGCGTCTCGCGTTGGCCCAGTCTCAGTTGACCGCCCTTCAATCACGTTGGACAGCGGAGTGGGCCGTTCTCCATGAACGGCCGGGACAGTCGGAGTTGGCACAAGCAGCCGCTGCCGCGGAACGACTGGCCCGTCTAGCGGAGACTGAACTTCAACTCAGCGAGACACAGCAGAAGCTTGACTTGGTCTTAGACAAGACGTTCGAAACGGAAGAAGCAAAGACTAAAGAAGTCGCATCGCTCGAGAAGTCACACGATGACGCTCGGAAGAAACGCGATGAAGCGAAACAGGCGTTGGTGTCGAGCGACGGTGACTACACCAAGCTCAGCGAACGTTATCCGACCACCAGCAGCGGTCGTCGCTTGGCTTTGGCGGAGTGGATCGTGGACCCCAGCAATCCATTGACGGCTCGCGTGGCCGTGAACCATGTGTGGTCGCATTACTTTGGCAAACCAATCGTTGAAAACACCTTCGATTTCGGATTGCGGTCTCCGCGGCCCCTGCAGATCGAGGTGCTGGATCATTTGGCGGTGGAGTGGATGCGGAACGGTTGGAGTTGGAAGCATTTGCACCGAATGATCCTGAATTCGCGAGCCTATCGGCGAGCCTCCAGTGGTCAGGGAAACGCTTGGGATGTCGCGCAAAAAGCGGATCCCGACAACGAAACGTTTTGGCGTGCGGTTCCGCGGCGATTGGAAGCCGAGGCAGTTCGGGACGCGTTGCTGCACGTCGCTGGTTTGCTGCGGGAGGATCGCGGCGGACCGGAGACTCCATTTGCAGACGGCGAACGCGTTTATCGACGCAGTGTTTATTTGCAACACGCCTACGAGAAGCAGAACACCATGTTGGTGTTGTTTGATGCGGCGAACCCAAACGATTGCTACCGACGCAGCGAGAGCGTGGTGCCTCAACAGGCATTGGCGTTGGCCAACAGTGATTTGGCTCTGTCCGCTTCGCGAACGTTGGCGAGGAATCTGCAGGCACAACTTGGCAACCCGAGTCCGAAGGACTTCATCCAAACCGCGTTTGAAACAGTGCTCTCGAGACCGGCCAGGGAACAGGAACTCGATGCATGCGTTGAATTCTTGCATCAGCAAACTTTGTTGCGCCGTGAGGCCGATTCGCTCACGCCGAGTCCCGGTGGAACCGAAGCCGCCGTGAAGGCATCCGGCGATCCCGATCAACGTGCCAAGGAAAGCTTGGTGCACGTCCTGCTCAACCACAATGATTTTGTGACGATCCGATGAAACGATTTGATTCAATCATCACGGGTTCCAACCCACCCCAGCCCCGTTTCGCGAATCGGCGAGCGTTTTTGTCGGAGATGGGGATGGGGTTTGGTGGCGTTGCCGCGACCGCGATGATGGCTCGCGAGGCGGCAGGCTCGGAACCACAAGTGATACATCGGCCGGCCAAAGCGAAGAACGTGATTTGGTTGTTCATGATTGGGGGGACCAGCCACGTCGAATCGTTCGACCCAAAACCAGCGCTGAATCAGTACGCGGGCAAAACGGTTCAGGAAACACCACACGCGGACGTGTTGTCGTCACCCTATCTGGAGAACGAACGGGTGGTCGCGTTTGATCCGAACAACGGTTTCATTCGCAACGAGATCTATCCGCTGCAGGTGGGCTATCGCAAACGAGGTGAAAGCGGGTTGGAGATCAGCGATTGGTTCCCGCACGTGGGTGGATGTGCCGACGATCTTTGTCTGATTCGATCGATGTGGACGGAAGACAGCAATCACGGGGCGCAACTGCAATTCCATACCGGGCGTCACCGTGTCGATGGTTTCTTCCCCACGATTGGTTCTTGGGCGAACTATGCACTTGGGACGCTGAACGACAATCTGCCCGAGTTTGTGGTGATGGGAAAACCGGTGGCGGATTGTTGCGGCGGCCGCGAATGTCATCGAGCCAATTACTTGGGGCCACAGTTTGACGGTGTTCCGCTGGACATCGAGTCGAAACAACCGATGCCCTACGCGTTGCCTCCCAAAGACGTGTTTTGGGAAGAGCAAACGGCCAAGTTTGAATTGCTGGGCAAGCTCAACGCGATGACGGCCCAACGCTATCCGAATGACGCGGCTTTGGCCGCTCGGATCCAATCGTATGAGCTGGCGGCGAAGATGCAAACCGCCGTGCCGGATGTGGTGGACCTCGATCAAGAAACCGAGACGACCCATCGCATGTATGGTTTGGAAAAGAAATCGACCGCCGCGTTTGGCAAACAAATGTTGACGGCTCGACGCTTGGTGGAGCGTGGTGTCCGTTTCGTTCAGGTGTACCACGGCAGCAATGGCGGCGCGGGCCAGTGGGATAGCCACAAAGGATTGAAGAAAAACCACACGCGGTTGTGCGAGCAAACGGATCAACCCATCGCGGCATTGCTCAAGGATTTGAAACAACGCGGATTGTTGGACGAGACGTTGGTGGTTTGGGCGACGGAGTTTGGTCGTACGCCGGGATCACAACACGGCGATGGTCGTGATCATCATCCGTACGGCTTTTCCGTCTGGATGTCAGGCGGTGGCGTGCGTGGTGGAATGGCTCATGGGGCAACCGATGAGCTTGGCTTTCACGCGGTCGAAGATCGACACTACGTCACGGACATTCACGCGACGATCTTGAATCAGCTTGGAGTCGATCCAAGGAGTCTTTCGGTGCCGGGCCGTGTTCGTTTGGAACGTGACTACGGTCACGTGATCCGCGACATCCTCGCCTGATGGTTGATCGCGAGTTAGACAACAGCCTGATTGTCTCAATCGCTTTGAAGTGTCGCGTGGATGTGATCCACCATCACTTCGACGCCGGGCCCCGGACGATCGATCAACAAACTCACCATCTTGATACGAGAGAGATCAAGTTGTCTGTCGTTGGGGCCGTTGAGCATTTCGCTGGATGGAAACACGACGTGTTGCGGTTCGTTCGCTCGAAGTGTCACGTAGTGTTTGGCCACATCGTTGTGGTAGTCCTGGTGATTCTCGTCCATCACCTTCACGATGATTTCCCAAGTGCGATCGGGATCAGGAACCGGCGTTTTCAAACGGAGGACCAAGTCGAGTTCCAACGTGTCAACCGACGTCCAATCCGGGGCGACTTCCAACAACGTCATGGCCGGGTGCGGTGCGTCTTGAGGCAGCCAACGCAGAGCAAACTTGCCGTCGGTCACGTCCTCGGTGGTTTGCGAGCGGCGACAACGATTGAAGTGCCAACGCGTGATTTCCATGCGTGTTTCGAAAGACGCAATCCTTGGAAACTCAGAATGAACGCGGAAACAATCGCGGATGACTTGAAGCGGGCCAATCCAACTGCTGGTCAGCAACAAGACGCCCAGCAATTGGAGGGCTCGACGAGCCTTCGATGATTCGAGCCCACCAGCGATGAACCATGCCGCCGCGGCAATGATGCCCAGCCCGTTTGAGATGGCGTCGTGAACGGCGGCCGATCGACCAATCATGCCTTGGACCATTTCGACCAAAACACCCAGGGCAAACAACGATACGACCGTCAGAAGAATCCGGCGTCGCCATGGAAATGAGCCCGTGACCAACGGTCGCAGGGTTTGGAGCAACACCAACGTCAACAACGTCAGTCCCGCGAAAAGTGGGGCGTGTGCCATGTCGCCGATCGCGCCCGGCATGCGTCCATGAAAGGGCATGGGGACAAACAGCCCGGTCAACGCCACCAGGAAACATCCAGGCAGCGCGAGCCAGATCAGTCGCGATGATCGGCGTTCACTCACTATCGTCGAAGGTTGAGAAGTTCGTCGATCAATTGCTGAGTGGTGGTGATCACTCGGCTGTTGCCCCGGTACTGGGTGCTGGCCAGAACGAGTTCCACCAAGTCTTTGCCGATGTCCGTGTTGGACAATTCCAACGCACCACCGATCACGGTTCCGATCCCGTTTTCACCGGGTTGGCCGGTGACGGGCAGACCCGTGTTGACGCCTTCGGCATACAGGTTCAAACCGCGAGCTTCCAAACCAGCGGGGTTGGCGAAACGTGCCAACTGCAATTGGCCCAAGTCGCGAGAAATACCGTTGCTGAAAACGCCTCGCAGGGTTCCGTCTTCACCCACGATGAAGCTGTTGAGCACCCCGGGTTCACTACCGTCTTGTTGGGTGGCGGCCAGCGTGGCTTCTTCCGTTGCCAAACCAGACACCAGCGAAAAGTCCATCTCGAATTGCAACGGCGAGACGCTGGGGATGCCTTGCCGGTTGATCGAAATGGTTTCTTCCGTGGCCGTCACGAAGTTGCCGTTTCCGTCGAACTGGATCAAGCCCGTTCCGACGGTGATGTCGGTGCTGCCGGGAACGCTGTTGTCAGGACTGTCGGCGTACCAACGATAGATGGTGGCTTGGTCGGTGCGACTTTCCAGTGTCGCGGAAACCCGAACGTTGATGGGCACACCCAGCGAGTCATAAACGACGAAGTCGCTGGAAGCACTTTGTCCGATGGCCTCTTGTTGGGTACCAAACGCCAAGTTGGGCGTGGTGACTTGACCGAATTCGTCTTCCAAACGGAAGGCCGACAGTTCGATGTCCACGGCGTTGGCTTCCCCATTATTGGAAACCAAGCGAATGCGGCCGTCTTGGATGTAGGCACCTGCCACCAAGTCGCCGGTTTCGCCTTCGATGTTGTTGTCCGAACGCGGGATGGGGTTGGCCGAGTCGACTTGCGATGTCTGGATGCCCGATGCGTCGGACAAGAAATCCAGCAAGTCCTGCATGGTGGTCGTGTCGGTGATCTCCAGCTCTTTGGTGCCGAGCGTCCGTCCGCCTTTGCGTCCGGTGTAGCTCAGCGTGCCTTCGCTGAAGACGTTTTCGTAGGTGAGCCCGTCGCGTTTCAGCACGTCTGTCAGCAACGTGTTGGAGTTCACGGCGGGACCGTTCATGTCCAACAGTTGATTGGAGGGATCGGTCAGATCCGAGATGTCCGCGTCGGTGGCGGAGTCGGTGAAGGTGTCACCGGGGGCCACTTCGCCGACCAAGTAAAAGTTGTTTTGGTCACCCGCGAGGTTGCGATAGATTCGGATGGAGTCGTACGCGGGAAAACCACCGCCGGCCGGCGGCGTGGGTGGCGTGGGGAAATCGCTGAGTGTGATGCGTCCGTCGACCACGCTCTTGGGACCCAAGAACGAACTGGGGCGGCTTTCCGGATCACCTGAGCTGTAATAGGTGATCATGTAGGTGTAGTTGCCCGTCAGGGTGTCTTCGTTCAGTGGGGTTCCCGACAGTGGCACCGAACCGTCGTCGTTGTAGGTGCCGCCCGCAGCCGCGGAAGCCAGGAACTCAAAGTCCGAACCATTGGGGCCGGTGCGATAGATGTTGACCGTCGGGTAATCACCGCCGGTGGGATCCGCCGGCAAGTTGCTGAAGTCGACATTGCCGTTTGCGCCCACGTTGAACGAACGAGCCGAGCTGGGCGCGCTTTCATTGCCACTGGCATCGACCAGAGAGAAACGATACTGGTACGTGCCGGCAGCGAGCGAACCTGCGCCGACCGTTCCGCTCACGGTAACCGAGTCAGCGATGGGTGCGGTTTCGATCGATACTCCGGTGGCGTCCGGTTGAGGAACTTGGCTGTCGCCCAGGTGCAGGCTTTCGATGACCTGAGCCGCCGTGGCCACGTCGCCTTCCGGGGTCAATGTGCCCTCGAAAGAAACGTTCTCGGTCGCCTTGGCAACGGTCTTGGTTCCCAGGGGCACGGACAAGGGAACGAGTTCCGAAGTCTGCAATCGAAACTGCTCGTCGATGCCGTAACCCAACAAACGCTGACCGGTCGCGTTGACCAATTCCGCGTCACTGTTGAGTTTGAAAATCCCGTTTCGGGTGTAAAGCTTCTCGCCGTCGGCAGCTTCGACTTGGAAGAACCCGTCGCCTTGGATGGCCAGGTCACTACTGCTGCTGCTGATTTCGATGGTGCCCTGGTTGTGGTTGGCCGCGATTTCAGCGACTTGAACACCCAGACCGATTTGTCGTGGGTTCGTACCACCGTTGTTGGCGGAAGGGCCGGCACCCAGCGATAGCGTTTGCAAAAACTGCGTGGCAAACACCGCGTCCGACGACTTGAACCCGACCGTTTGAGCGTTGGCCAGGTTGTTACCGATCACATCGATCTGTGTTTCAGCGGCACTCAGTCCGGTCAGGGCCGTCGTCAGTGCTGATTGAAGTCCCATCGGTGGTCGTCTCCACAGTGTTTAGGTTGCATCGTGAGCTCACACTGAGGATCGACCGGTATAACCGTCAAACTTTACTCAGTTTGAATTTCACGTATGTTCTCTATTTGCATCGTCTTCTGACCCACGTGAACTTTGACAGAACGTGTTTCGTTGTCCTCATTTGTTTCAACGGTGATCTTGTCAACGACTCCCGTGGTGTTGGTTTGGTCGTCGGCCAAGCCGGTGACGGTGCGGCCGATCAAACCGCTGGCGGTCACCAATTGCTGGCTGTTGGACAGATTGCCCAGCGTTTCGGTCAGTTCGTCCGTCGCACCGATCTCGCGGATTTGACCGATCTGTTGGACCATTTGAGCGTTGTCGACGGGGTCCAGCGGATCCTGGTTCTGAAGCTCGTTGATCAACAGCTTCAAAAAACTGTCCGTGTCGAGCGAATTGTATCCGTCATTGGTTCCGCCGCTGATTTGGCCCGCTTTTTCACTGGAAGAGAAATTCGCGTTGGCGAGCGAGCTGGACGTGGTGGGTTGGCTGGCGGAGGACATAGCGCAATGATCCGTGTGAGTGGCGTTCCGCCGGCGTGCATCCACGCCGCGGTTCACGTTGCGATAGCAATTTTGGGGAATTCAACGCGAGTCCATTTCTGCCTTTCGGCGAACTCGTGGCTTCCCTACACTCGCCCGAACGCGACCAAGAATGATTCGAGGTCCGCTCCATCGAAGTTCCCAACGGCACGGAGGCCTACGGCATGGAAGCCAAAAACGTCCGGCAGTCTGTTTCTGCACCCATCACACTTTGCAAGCAAATCGGGGTGTCGTGCGGTGTCTTTGCTTTGGTGGCTGTATTCGCTTTGCAAGCAAATGCCGCCAACTATCGAACTCGGAACTTCATCATCGAAGCCCCCTCGGCTCAGCTTGCGAAAGCCGTGGGAGACGCAGCCGAAAAATACCGTGATGACTTGGCCAGCTATTGGACCGGCAGCAAATTGCCGCCTTGGCCAACGCCCTGCCCCGTTCGCGTGGTGGCGGGAAATTTGCCAGCTCAGGGAGTGACCACGTACAACCCCGCGCCCGTTCGTGATTTCCAAATGGAAGTCGTCGGAACGCCCGAGCGAATTCTCGATAGCGTGCTGCCTCACGAAGTCACCCACACGGTCTTGGCGACGCACTTCGGTCGGCCGCTTCCACGTTGGGCGGATGAGGGCATTTGCACGACCGTGGAACACGATTCAGAAAAAGCCAAACACGAAGCCAAGCTTCGCGAGTTTTTGTCGACCCGACGTGGCATCGCGATGAACCGTTTGTTCTTACTGACGGAGTATCCTTCGGATGTGTTGCCGATGTACGCCCAAGGCTACTCGGTTTGTCGTTTCTTGATCGAACAACAAGGCCCCGAGACGTTCATTCAGTTTCTCGGCGACTACATGCAACGTGGCTCGTGGACCAAACACGTGCAACAGCATTACGGATATGATTCGCTGGCCGAGCTTCAAGAGTACTGGTTGGCATGGGTGGAAGCGGGCAGCGGCCCCGTCGCACAATTCGCGAAACGCTCACCTCGTGGACAGGCAGGCAACACACAGATCGCTTTGGCAAGTGCCACCGGTCCTTCGAACGCACCGGCGCCAACCAATCCAAATCGCGAAACGCGGGTGGCTCCCGCAACGGCACTCGCGGCCGCCAGCGAGTCGTCGTCTTGGTACGTGCGGCAACTCAATCGAAAAGACGCCACATCCGACGTCGAGACCATTCCCGCGGGGCCTGGTTCGTCGATGACCAACGCGACGGCTCAAGCTGCATCCGCAGCCATGGCCGCGGAGCATGGTCCAAGCGTTCGAACCTCAACGTCCGAATCCTCGCCACGTTGGATGCCGCCTTCGGTCAAATCCAGCGGTCGCTATTCCGTTTCCACGCCGCAGGGTGAGTCCAGCGGATCTTGGGGCGGGAGTCGATGGCGATGATTCATCGCACCGCGAAATAGCGATACACCATTGATAGAGGTTGGATGACAGCCGCCGCGTCGAGTGAACCGTTTGTCTTTGCACCTGGTGGGCCCGCAACCGCGGAAACCACCGGGACCGGTCCACATACGCGCGGCCCGTTCACCGGCGGCTCTTCTGCCCATCTGGTGGATCAGGCTCGGCAAGAGATCACGCAGATTGTCCGCGAGGTCGCCGCCGCATCGCATCAACCAAGACAACGCGCCGAGTACCTTCGCTTCCTGGCGGATCGAGTGCTGCGAGCCATGGCCGGGCATGGCGTTGTGATTTGGACCCGACCCGACCAAGAAAGCTCAAGTGCGAACGACTACTCGGCGGAATGTCGATTGGGACGTGTCACTGATGTCGCCTTGGTGGACGAAGCCGTTGCGGTTCATCAGTGTTTGCTCAGCGAAGTGGCTGACGATGGTGTCCCGGTGGTGGTGCCGTCCACTCCCGACGCGCGGCAACCAGACGTTCCGGCCAATCCTTTGCCCTATCCGGCGGCCATCGTTCCGATTCGGATTGATCCGTCGTCAAAGTTGCCTGAAGGATTGATCGAAGTTTTCCTCGAAGATGGTGGGACCGCGGCGAGCCAACGAGGAAGCCTTCGTTTCCTGGCTCAGATGGCGGACTTGGCTGGCGAATTTCTTCGCACGCGACAGTTGCGAAAGCTTACACAACTGTTGGATGCCACCAATCGCGTTGATGCGGCGGTTGAACGACTGCACCGAATGACCTCCACTCGCTCCATTCAAACCGCTTGGGTGGATATGACGGCCGAGTTGTTGCAACTGGATCGAGTTGCCCTGTGTCAAATGGATGGTGGGAAGCCAAAGTTGGTGGCGGTGAGTCATGTGGACCGGATTGATCAACATGGTGACGCCGCAGAGAAGATTCGACACGCCGCACAGAAAGACTTGCAGCCTCAACATGGTGTTTGGATGGCCGAACGTGTCTCTGATGCGGGCCAAGAAGACGAAAGCACGTCGCAACCAGAGGGGCCTTCGTTTGTGGTGGCGTTGCATCCTCATTCGCAGTGGCGATTGATCGGGTATCGAACCTCTTCGCAAACCGCTTTGTCAGACGAGGTTTACTGGGGAACGCTCTGTCGCTTGCTGTCCGGAGGCTCTTCCGCCTGGACGGCGGCTCGCCGAGTGGAATCCATTCCCGGTGGCCGTTGGTTCTCGCGTTTGCTCGTTCAGCCAGAATGGAACGAACCTTCTGCTGGCATGCATGCTGGCGGAACGCCATCACAATCTGCGCCAAATACTCCGCGAATGCTTCGTGTCAGTCGGATCCGAAGGTTGCTGTTTGGGGGAGTGATCGCGATCTTGGCCAGCGTATTGCTGTGTCTGCCCGTGCCAATGCTGGTTCCGGTTTCCGGCGTCATTCGACCGCTGAAATTGGACACCTATCACGCGGCAAGCGACGCGGTGGTG from Rhodopirellula halodulae includes these protein-coding regions:
- a CDS encoding sensor histidine kinase — encoded protein: MTSADGANSRGRDPDALTGSQQADAQRTEAERAEAERAEAERAAIAGELHDDLLPYLFAAAGSIAALKRKHPELESELQPAAQWIDQAREIARRIMQVAVLPDDFSRGPLHAAKDFLDGVVLSSPTSIALQTHWNGLAESSQWSWAESETIAVYRIVCEAVRNVVRHANASQVTIDFMAQDGGWEIQIRDDGSGFDTDGVPDQSHGMRLMRQRAEDAGLCLKVQSNPTVQSNQSSGAGTQVSLSRSGSSI
- a CDS encoding 3-deoxy-7-phosphoheptulonate synthase → MIRTDDLRIGAIKNLMSPQELLTEIPASDEVSQTVADGRAAIQNVLQKKDDRLLVIVGPCSIHDPDSAREYAEKLAVQQKKHAEDLLIVMRVYFEKPRTTVGWKGLINDPKLDDSFEINYGLRTARKLLSDINAMGLPTGTEFLDLISPQYVADLVGWGAIGARTTESQGHRELASGLSCPVGFKNGTSGNVQIAVDAICSARRPHHFLSVTKEGTSAIFATTGNPDCHIILRGGKYTNYDAASIDMASELLEKADLPPRIMVDCSHANSRKIFKRQSYVCRDICAQVSEGDDRIMGVMIESNLLEGNQKLSAEPLVKGLSVTDACVGWDTTEQLLGDLGQAVIERRQTNK
- a CDS encoding PSD1 and planctomycete cytochrome C domain-containing protein yields the protein MRPWLVRERLEFVELRSTDPPDVAGGLYLVLVEPRNARSASHLPPAHPRLAMFQLPRWMTLAAPLWCVATTALAVDYAEQIQPLLSEKCAPCHGALKQEADLRLDAGVLIHESGMVDVQDPSGSVLLARVIADDPHERMPPEGEGEKLTSQQVDLLSRWIAEGAVYPDDEAIPDDPANHWAYQPPAKTVASFAKVASDPSHAPNEFCESKLDELLAQQWAIRGIEPAALADARTLVRRLYLDVLGLPPTKEEVDRYLADDAPDAWPQLVDRLLEHPAYSERWARHWMDVWRYSDWDGYKDALRGSARHIWRWRDWIIQSLAEDKGYDQMIREMIAGDEIAPLDQDVLAATGFLARNFHKSNRDIWLDASVEHTAKAFLGLTLNCARCHDHKYDPIAQTDYYQFRAIYEPHRIRTDLVSGEPSIKKDGLPRAYDADLDAETYLYVAGNEKTPDKDNPLQAALPSLFQRPLKPVPVSVPREAAFPKLRKEVQDRQVRAAQKKIDAATKAYETAVSSKDVDESQKQIAFERLALAQSQLTALQSRWTAEWAVLHERPGQSELAQAAAAAERLARLAETELQLSETQQKLDLVLDKTFETEEAKTKEVASLEKSHDDARKKRDEAKQALVSSDGDYTKLSERYPTTSSGRRLALAEWIVDPSNPLTARVAVNHVWSHYFGKPIVENTFDFGLRSPRPLQIEVLDHLAVEWMRNGWSWKHLHRMILNSRAYRRASSGQGNAWDVAQKADPDNETFWRAVPRRLEAEAVRDALLHVAGLLREDRGGPETPFADGERVYRRSVYLQHAYEKQNTMLVLFDAANPNDCYRRSESVVPQQALALANSDLALSASRTLARNLQAQLGNPSPKDFIQTAFETVLSRPAREQELDACVEFLHQQTLLRREADSLTPSPGGTEAAVKASGDPDQRAKESLVHVLLNHNDFVTIR
- a CDS encoding DUF1501 domain-containing protein, with product MKRFDSIITGSNPPQPRFANRRAFLSEMGMGFGGVAATAMMAREAAGSEPQVIHRPAKAKNVIWLFMIGGTSHVESFDPKPALNQYAGKTVQETPHADVLSSPYLENERVVAFDPNNGFIRNEIYPLQVGYRKRGESGLEISDWFPHVGGCADDLCLIRSMWTEDSNHGAQLQFHTGRHRVDGFFPTIGSWANYALGTLNDNLPEFVVMGKPVADCCGGRECHRANYLGPQFDGVPLDIESKQPMPYALPPKDVFWEEQTAKFELLGKLNAMTAQRYPNDAALAARIQSYELAAKMQTAVPDVVDLDQETETTHRMYGLEKKSTAAFGKQMLTARRLVERGVRFVQVYHGSNGGAGQWDSHKGLKKNHTRLCEQTDQPIAALLKDLKQRGLLDETLVVWATEFGRTPGSQHGDGRDHHPYGFSVWMSGGGVRGGMAHGATDELGFHAVEDRHYVTDIHATILNQLGVDPRSLSVPGRVRLERDYGHVIRDILA
- a CDS encoding antibiotic resistance protein VanZ, which produces MSERRSSRLIWLALPGCFLVALTGLFVPMPFHGRMPGAIGDMAHAPLFAGLTLLTLVLLQTLRPLVTGSFPWRRRILLTVVSLFALGVLVEMVQGMIGRSAAVHDAISNGLGIIAAAAWFIAGGLESSKARRALQLLGVLLLTSSWIGPLQVIRDCFRVHSEFPRIASFETRMEITRWHFNRCRRSQTTEDVTDGKFALRWLPQDAPHPAMTLLEVAPDWTSVDTLELDLVLRLKTPVPDPDRTWEIIVKVMDENHQDYHNDVAKHYVTLRANEPQHVVFPSSEMLNGPNDRQLDLSRIKMVSLLIDRPGPGVEVMVDHIHATLQSD